The Alteribacter populi genomic sequence TCCAGAATATTGATGTCCGTGTTCGTCATAATTGAAAGCGGGATTTTCGATTTCCATAATCGATTTGCACTCCTTTATATAAAACGAAGTAAGGATTCTGTGAGGGCCTAAGATTTAGGGGTCTGTCTCTGCTCGATTTTATGGATGATCAAAACCGCTGTCACCCCGGCAAGAATGAGTCCGTTTCCGACTTTGGATTCAAGTAAAGAAGGGTTAAAAATAGAAAAAATCGTGAAGATAACAACCGGTATCATTACGATGAATTGGAGTGTTCGTAAGGTCATGTAGAAATCTCCTTTTAGAAGTGAAGGGAGTCTCAAAAGGTCAAAAGCCAACCTTTCAAGACTCCCTTCTCATTTGTACCGTTTATGGATGTTGTTTTTCTTATACGTACCAGCTTCACTGAACTCGAACAATTCAAGGGACAGAGCCAGGTACCGTTTTTCGAACACATCATTGAAATGGTCACTCACAACGGTAAACAGTGCTTCACAAGTGTCTTTTTTATCATCTTCAGATCGCCCGCCACCCATTTTTACTGTCACATGAACAAAGGCATCGTCTTCGGTGTCATCTGCTACAATGTAATCGTGAAGTTCAATGGCACGAGAGCGTACCCCGCCAACAGGAAAGGTGTGAGGGCGGCCAATGAACACGTTATTTATCTTTTTTAACAACGAACGAATGTCGGTTTCAGCTTTCAAGTTCTCAGTGTATTCGACAATGATATGTGGCATAAGATGCTCCTTTCGTTTACAAATCTACTCTCCGGCACTTTACTCAGAATCGCCACCCATAATCGTATTCGATAACTTGCCGAGGCCTTCAATTTCGGTTACGACTTCATCTCCGCAAGCGACATTCACGGTTCCTTTCGGTGTGCCGGTTAAGATAATATCCCCTTCGCTAAGCGTCATAAAGCTGCTCAAATATTCAATAAGCTGTGGAATATCAAATATCATGTTTTCTGTCGTACCTTCTTGGGTGAGCTCACCGTTGACGTAGGTGCGAAGCTTAAGGTTCATTGGGTCCGGAATGTCTTTTGCATCGACGAACCAAGGACCGAGTGGTGTACAGTGATCTCGATTTTTTACCCTTAGGTTCGGCCGGTAATAGTTTTCAAGATAGTCACGAAAAGCATAATCATTAGCAATTGTATAGCCTGATACATAATCATAGGCGTCTTCTTGCTTTACATTCCGGGCTGTTTTTCCGATGACAACGGCTAGCTCACATTCGTAGTGCATGAAGGTTACATCAGACGGGCGGTGGGTTTGTCCGCGGTGACCGACGAACGTATTCGGCCCTTTTAAAAAGACAAGTGGTTCGGTTGGCGCGTTAAAGGCTAGTTCACTAGCATGATCTGCATAATTAAGACCAAGAGCAAAAACGGTTTGTGGCTCAAGAGGGGTGAGCCATTGGACTTCTTCTTCTGATACAGTGCGACCATCTTGTAAGATCAGTTGCCCGTTTTCTTCTCTTCCTTCGTGGATCGCTCCGGCATATACAACGCGTGCAGTTTTCATTAGCGGTTCCCTCCTTTAAGCGGAATTTCTTGTTCTGGTAAAATTGTATTTTCGAGAAAGCCTGCTCCGTCAATTTCAATACGGACGTGATCGTAGGCTTGGACTAATGGCGCGTCCTCAGCAACACCAATGAGAAGAGTGTCTCCTTGGTAAAGAGTCATGAATTCGGTAATGTCTTCAAGTAATTGTTCTACAGAGCGGATGAGGTTCGCGGTCGTATTTTCCTGGACGAGTTTACCGTTAACCCACGTGCGGATCGAGACGCTGTTAGGAGATTCAAACGAGTCTTTTTCAACAATCCACGGCCCCATTGGGCAAAAACCGTCTCGGGAGCGGTGTTTGACCGCTGGACGAAACACACTTTCGTGAGGAACGGTCACGTCATTTACGACTGTATAACCCATAACGTAATCTAAAGCGCTTTCTTTTTTTAGTTTAGTAGCGGTTTTTCCGATCACGATGCCGAGAGTGGCTCCCGTTTGAATGAATTCTATGTTTTTTGGAAGAGGAATGGGCTGTTTGTGACTCGTGTGGGTATTCCTCGGTTTTATGTAAAGAACAGGTGCCTGTGGAGGCTGGTTGTATGGGTCTTGATTTACAGCGTCACCTAGTTTAGCAAGCTCTCCTTTATAGTTTAAAAGTGTCCCGTAAACAGTGCCTGTGACGGGTGTCTCGTACTGTAATTCTTCCATGTTCCGTTGGATACCTTGATAAAAAATACTAGACTTTGATTGATCGAGTGATGCAATTACATCATCACGTTGACCAGATAGTTTTACTCTGACTTTTTGCATAAAATTCACTCCTCATTTTTCTGAATGTTCTATCTTCTATTTTATCATATGAAAAGGTTTTGTTGTGCGAATGACTTTTTTTGTGTGCTTTGTTGAAACTTGTTATAATTATGTAATGTAAATTTATTCACTTGATTCAGGGGGAGTTGACATTATGTCTATGAAAAAACAACAAGACTTAGGTCTTTTTCAAACAATAAACGAGCGTCACTCTGTACGTAAATATGATCCGGAGGCGACGATTCCTGAAGAGGAATTGACTGAAATATTAGAGGCTGCGTCAAAAGCGCCTTCATCTTGGAACTTGCAACATTGGAAGTTTCTCGTTGTTGATGATCCGAAGAAAAAAGAACAGCTTTTGCCAATCGCTTACAACCAGCAGCAAATCGTTGATAGTGCGGCAGTTATCGCTGTTTTAGGTGATGTACAAGCGAATGAAAATGCTGAAGATGTCTATCAAGGCGCTGTCGATAATGGCTTTATGACGGAACAAGTGAGAGACACACTCGTCGGGCAAATCAACAAAGCGTATGAAGGGGATACACCTTTTCCTCGCGATGAAGCTTTCTTAAACGCATCTCTTGCTTCGATGAATCTAATGCTTGCAGCGAAAGCAAAAGGATACGACACTTGTCCAATGGGTGGCTTCCAGCGTGGGGCCTTCGTAAAAGAGTTCAATGTACCAGAACGTTACGTACCTGTCATGCTCTTAACGGTCGGGAAAGCAGCAAAACCTGCTCACCAATCTGCACGCTTTGACCTGGAAAAAGTCGTTGTAAAGAACACATTTTAGTAGTTTGTCTATTTTTCTAGGGCTCTGCCTCTGAACGGTCGTTCAGGGACAGAGCCCTCTCTTTGTTGTTTGGAAGTTTTAAAACCCGGGGTGAGGGTAGTATTTACATAATGACCTTTCTTGGAGGTGCACGTACGATGGCTAGAACTGTTGTTGCGGTAATGGACTCATTGGGGCAAAGGGAAGAAGTTTTCGGAGAGCTGCTAAGGGATAAAGGCTATTCAGAAAGTGATATTCATGTCATTTCTAAAGACGACGAGGAAGCGGATCGTTATGCACGCTACTTTGAGCAAGGGAATTACGTCGTTACGGTTGATGTTGAAAAGGATCTTGGTAAGAAGCATAAACAAGACCCGGAGCATTTTGCAAAAAAGCACGAATCTATCGCAGATCAAGGGCACTATCCGCATCATCATATGAAGCGAGGGATGTAACCGCGGATTGCCCGCTACTTTAGTTAAATAGCTAATTTGCCTGGTATCTTCTTTTAGATATCAGGCTTTTTCTTTGGGGAAAGAGCGATCCTGCTCATATTAAGGGGGCCGAACCAATGAACTGTTAAGCTTGGCAGTACTTACGGCAGAGCGTGAATAACCAGATTAAAAAGCAGTTTGACTAGAAAAAGAGCCTAGTTGACCAGATCCCACCCACTCCCAACGAGCAGGCATAACCAAAGCGGGCTAATCCAATGTGTAGTAAGATGAAGAAAGGTTTAACAGGCGGTATTCATTGCTGTGAAGACATACACCTAGAACAGGACGGGATTCAAATGATATGGGAATTGCTTTTTATTTTTTTGATCATCTTAATTGGAGGTTTTGTTCAAGGGGCTAGTGGGTTTGGTTTAGGGCTCGTGGTCATGGGGTTTTTGCCTCTAATGCTTACAATTAAAGAGAGTACGTTAATTGTGATTGCTTTATTACTTGTCGCTTCATTAAGTATACTTCGTAAAATCTATAAACATATTGAATTAAAAGGATTAATTATCGTTTTGAGCTCGGCTCTTGTTGGACGAGTGTGTGCTTTTTTTGTTTTGAATGCGTACGGGGAAATGGAGATTATGAAGCAGTGGCTGGGCTTCTTTTTAATCGGGATGGTCATTTATTTAGTATTAGATAAAAAGAAAAAGGACTCTTCAATTGGGATCAACCCTATAATTCCGATCATACTTGGGTTTCTTAGTGGGTTTGTTGGAGGCGTGTTTGCTGTAGGAGGCCCATTTATGGTGTTTTATTTCTTGATAGTCTACAAAGATAAGCTTAAATACAGTGCTAACCTGCAAGTGACGGTTGTTGTCACCACGTTGTTCTCCCTTATTTTGCATGGTTTGAACGGAGACTTTAATACTGGCTTTTATGTGTATTTCTTCGTAGGGGTTGTCGGTGTTTTTATTGGAACGAGTTTAGGTTTGAAATGGTTTGAAAAACTACCAAATAACGTGATTCGCAAATTTGCGATGATTTTAGTATTTATAGCTGCATTGAATTTAATTATATTCAGCTAGATTCGGAGTGGGGGTGTGTCTTACCCTCTTTGTTAAAATTCTGGAAAAGCTCTTTAGAGTTAACGAAATTTATTAGTGGGCATGATATGATAGAACTAGTTTCAAGAGGTTGTGATTTTTTTAAAAGATACTGCAATAGATTGTATTTAGGAGGTAGTACTCGTGGAAAATAGAAAACAAGATTCAACGGTGGCACAGCCGTTTGTCGATAAAATTATTGAAAATGTAGAGAAGGTTGTTGTAGGAAAGCGTAGTGAAATTGAGCTAAGTTTAATCGCGATGCTCAGTGGTGGGCACGTCCTTTTAGAGGATGTTCCAGGAGTTGGGAAAACGATGATGGTAAGAGCAATTGCTAAATCGTTAGGCGCTGATTTTAAACGAATTCAGTTTACGCCGGATCTCCTTCCTTCTGACGTGACGGGTGTTTCTGTGTTTAACCAGCAGACGATGGATTTTGTTTTCCGGCCAG encodes the following:
- a CDS encoding 5-carboxymethyl-2-hydroxymuconate Delta-isomerase, whose translation is MPHIIVEYTENLKAETDIRSLLKKINNVFIGRPHTFPVGGVRSRAIELHDYIVADDTEDDAFVHVTVKMGGGRSEDDKKDTCEALFTVVSDHFNDVFEKRYLALSLELFEFSEAGTYKKNNIHKRYK
- a CDS encoding fumarylacetoacetate hydrolase family protein is translated as MKTARVVYAGAIHEGREENGQLILQDGRTVSEEEVQWLTPLEPQTVFALGLNYADHASELAFNAPTEPLVFLKGPNTFVGHRGQTHRPSDVTFMHYECELAVVIGKTARNVKQEDAYDYVSGYTIANDYAFRDYLENYYRPNLRVKNRDHCTPLGPWFVDAKDIPDPMNLKLRTYVNGELTQEGTTENMIFDIPQLIEYLSSFMTLSEGDIILTGTPKGTVNVACGDEVVTEIEGLGKLSNTIMGGDSE
- a CDS encoding fumarylacetoacetate hydrolase family protein, which gives rise to MQKVRVKLSGQRDDVIASLDQSKSSIFYQGIQRNMEELQYETPVTGTVYGTLLNYKGELAKLGDAVNQDPYNQPPQAPVLYIKPRNTHTSHKQPIPLPKNIEFIQTGATLGIVIGKTATKLKKESALDYVMGYTVVNDVTVPHESVFRPAVKHRSRDGFCPMGPWIVEKDSFESPNSVSIRTWVNGKLVQENTTANLIRSVEQLLEDITEFMTLYQGDTLLIGVAEDAPLVQAYDHVRIEIDGAGFLENTILPEQEIPLKGGNR
- a CDS encoding nitroreductase family protein, coding for MKKQQDLGLFQTINERHSVRKYDPEATIPEEELTEILEAASKAPSSWNLQHWKFLVVDDPKKKEQLLPIAYNQQQIVDSAAVIAVLGDVQANENAEDVYQGAVDNGFMTEQVRDTLVGQINKAYEGDTPFPRDEAFLNASLASMNLMLAAKAKGYDTCPMGGFQRGAFVKEFNVPERYVPVMLLTVGKAAKPAHQSARFDLEKVVVKNTF
- a CDS encoding sulfite exporter TauE/SafE family protein: MKKGLTGGIHCCEDIHLEQDGIQMIWELLFIFLIILIGGFVQGASGFGLGLVVMGFLPLMLTIKESTLIVIALLLVASLSILRKIYKHIELKGLIIVLSSALVGRVCAFFVLNAYGEMEIMKQWLGFFLIGMVIYLVLDKKKKDSSIGINPIIPIILGFLSGFVGGVFAVGGPFMVFYFLIVYKDKLKYSANLQVTVVVTTLFSLILHGLNGDFNTGFYVYFFVGVVGVFIGTSLGLKWFEKLPNNVIRKFAMILVFIAALNLIIFS